Part of the Bacillus sp. N1-1 genome, CCACCCGTTAACCCTCGACCTGCAAGAAAGTAACCATCTGAGTCATTGACTGAATTTCTTGTTTTTAAGTATGAAACCCAGGCGACGAGCGCCATAAAGAAGACGCATGAAACTAATGTGAACGTGATACCCGACATAAGGTTGTCCTCCTTTATCCCTTGCTGTAAGCAACTGTTATATTTTCACCGACAATTCCGTTGTGAGCGCCAAGCGACATAAATCGTTCATGCTCTGGATGAGCAAGTAGCCATTTATTTTTCATAAAAAGGAGCGGATCCTGTCCTTTTTGAGCATCTTCTAATGGGGTATTCGTTCCTTCTGGCAAAATCACCGTACATTTAAATCCTTCATCGCTCACTTTACATGGAGCAAGGTGAAGCGTTGTTTGAAACATTTCAATCGCGGTACCCTCTGGAACATAAAACGCCTTAATATTCTTCACATCGTATGTATGATTTGTAATGTCATTGGTATGACCGAGAAGGAGCACAAAATCCGTTATAGCAACGTTAATTTCGCTTCCCTTATGAAAT contains:
- a CDS encoding DUF4867 family protein yields the protein MIEVLREVNPHLKVQSVDSEAFRMFGRVLSDFPYEQMAELMKETEIPEQGNHYVPSKEELEGESVKAFVENSYYGGMPVQIGYCNGKNSALGGLEFHKGSEINVAITDFVLLLGHTNDITNHTYDVKNIKAFYVPEGTAIEMFQTTLHLAPCKVSDEGFKCTVILPEGTNTPLEDAQKGQDPLLFMKNKWLLAHPEHERFMSLGAHNGIVGENITVAYSKG